From the Paenibacillus tianjinensis genome, the window GATGCTCCAGATCAAGCACACCCTGAATGGCATCGCCGGAAAACTGGAGAACGCGAAAACGTCCCTTTTCACCATATAGCTCTGTAGTTTCATACACCTGGATCTCATTGTTATTCCGTGATGCCGGGAACTGTGTCTGCAAAATATCGGTCTCCTTATACGAGGGAAATTCGTTTGTATTCGTTCGGTGTGACGCCGACGATTCTTTTGAACAGCTTGTTGAAATAAGCGGGATCGGGATAGCCGACTTCGGTGCCGATTTCATGCACCTTCAGGTCGTGGGCACTCTTCAGCAGCTGTTTGGCTTTACGGATGCGGATTTCAATAATATAGTCGGTTAGGGTGAGCCCAGTCTCCTGCTTGAACAATTTGCTGAGATAGCTTGGCGTTAGGAATACCATACCCGCGAGCGTATTCAGGTCAGCATGCTGATTATAATTGGCCGATACCCAGCGCTTCACCGTTTCCACCGCCGTGCCGGACATCTCGAGCCGGTGGGTGCGGATTTCATTTAATGCTGCGGAGAAAGGAGTGGTGAACAGCTCTTCCATTTCGCTAAGGCTCATGCAGGCTTTGATCTGCTCCTCCAGCCTTGGGCGGGACTCTATCCGGTAGACGGCTTCGAATTCCGGTAATTCTTTGCGGGCAGTTTCCTCCACCTGCTGCAGGGAGCGGAGAATCAGGTCCGGATTGGCCTGCCCCGCTTCAAGCACGCGGAACATCTTGCGGATCCACTCCCGAGCTCCGGCGGTATTTAGAATCTGCAGATCATGGATCAGCGGCTCCCGGAACGGAGCGAAAGGATCGGCTGGAGACTTCTCCGCAACATTAAGCTCCTCTATAGCAGCATAATGCAGCGGCTGCGGATTATAAATTCCCGCATCACAGGCCTGCTTGGCTTCGAGATAAGCGGTTCTCAGTCTGGCCGGATCGGAATAGGAACGGCTTACCCCGATGTGCAGGCGCTGATTCCTGCCGGGCGGACCGACATAATCTATGAGATCGCGCTGCTCCTCAGGGGTTAACGGTTGCGGGGAATAACGGACCCATACCTGAATGCCTTTATGAATCTCCAGAAGGTCAAATAAGGCTCCTTTCTCTTGCCGCAGACGCTCGGCATAGGCTAGGGCCGTTTCCCGGGTTCCGCCTCTCAGGACATAGACCGTGAAATACGGCTGAGGTAAACCCAGACCCTCTAAAAGAATAGCAGAAGGCTGCTCGATTTGCAGCAGGGAGAGCAGCAGCCCGGAGCGCTGGCATTCTTCCTTGTCATGCTGCAGCTTGCGTTCCTGCTCCAGTCTGTACAGCACTTCGAAGAGCTGTTCTTTGTTGATCGGTTTGAGCAGGTAATCCACGGCTGAGCTGCGGATGGCTTCCCGGGCATAATTGAATTCAACGAATCCGCTCATCAGCAGCGAGCGGATCTGCGGGTGGCTCGCTTTCAGCCGCCTGATCAGCTCCAGACCGCCGACCTGCGGCATACGGATATCGGTAATGACAACGTCCAGCTGAAGGGAAGGAAGCTCATCCAGCAGATGCTTGCCGTCGGGATAAGTACCAACGACACAGAAGGCGCTGCTCTCCTTGCTGATCATCCGGGCCAGGCCTTCGCGGATCAGAACCTCATCATCTACAATCGCAATACGCAGCAATCTGGATATCCCCCTTTCCTGACTAATAGTCCAGCATATATAGTACTATTCCTCAACGCGGGCGCCCGAGAGGTCGTCAATTCTTAGAATGACGCGGGTGCCCCGGCCAAGCTCGCTGTATACACGCAGCCCGAAGGCGTTGCCGTAATGGAGGCGAATCCGCTCATTTACATTGCGCAGGCCGATGCCGAACATTTCGCCATCGGCCCCGTTCATCAGGTTATTGTTTAGCAGCCGCAGGGTACCCTCGTCCATGCCGACACCGTCATCACTGACGCAAAATACGATTTTGCCATCCTCAGCCCAAGCGGTAATAATTATGGCACCCGGGCCCTCCTTAGCCTCCAGGCCATGAAATACGGCATTCTCGACAATCGGCTGGAAGACCAGCTTAATGACCGGAAGCGGAAGGAACTCCTCCGGCACTTCAATATTCAGGCTGAATTTGTCCGGGAAGCGGATTTGCAGCAGATGCAGATAATTACGCACATGATCCAGCTCATGCCGGATGGTTACCATTTCATCGCTGCGGACAATTCCGTAACGCATTTGCAGGCCGAGCAGGTAAGTCAGCCTGGCTACACGGGGATCATCACTGCCCTCTGCCAGCATGCGGATGGATTCCAGCGTGTTGTAAATGAAGTGCGGGTTGATCTGATTCTGCAAGGCCCGCATATCGGCTTTTTGCTTCCGTTTTTCCGTAAGCGACACTTCCTGAAGCAGGTCTTTGACCCGGATGATCATCCGGTTGAAGTGGCTGCCGAGCATCCCGATTTCATCGTTATATTTGGGTGAAAGCCAGACATCCAGATTGCCATGCTGCACCTGCTTCATCAGGCGGACCATCGATTTTAGCGGTTTGGTCAGCGCATAGGAAATGAATGTTGCCACAACCAAAGCAAAGGCTACAATCGCCAAAGTCGTCAAGATCAGCGTATTGCGGGTCTTCTGCACCGGGGTAAGGATCCGTTCCAGCGGAATGGTGACCATGGTCGTCCATCCGGTCTTTGGGGAAACAGTATATACTGCCAGATAATCCCGGCCCTCCAAGTGAATCTGGAAATGCCCCTCCGCCTGATCCGTATTCTGCAGCAGCAGGGGGATATCATGCTGCTGCAGAACGCGGCTCTGCGGATCTGTATTTAAACCGCCATAGATAAGCTGTCCTTGATCGTCCACAATCAGGGTATTCCCCTGGGTGACGGTATTGACCGGCTCAGCGATGCCCTTGAACAGGCTGATGTCGATATCGAAGACGAGCATCCCGATCGGCTTCAGCGAGCTGACCGAGGTAATCGTGCGCAGGACGCTGAATACTTCCCGGTGATCACTGTCGTTCACCCGGATGAAGTGACGGCCTTGCACAACAGGAGCTACCCCGGCCCCTTCGGTCAGTCTTTGCCACTGCGCCATCCGTTCTTCCGGGAATAGTTCATTAATGCCGGGAGCCCTATCATAGAAGACCGATCCGTATTTGTCCACCAAGTATACGGCAATGATCTCGTCTTTCGTATGGTTCAAATAGCTTAGGAACATCGACATGCTGGTGTTCTTTTCCCAGTCGGTATTCTGCTGCTCCAGATAGAACTGGACATCGGTATTATACAGCGGCAGCGCTGTATATCTCTTCAAATCGGCGACATACCTGTCGATGGTATCCGAAGCACTGCCCGCCATTTGCCCCGCGCTCGTCGTGGAGTTCTGCAGCACCGAATTGAAGGTGGAGCGGGAGGAGAGGTAGCTGACATAAGTGATCGGCAGGGAAAGAAGAAAGACGAATACGACAATCAGCTTGCGCTCCATCGGCAGGTTGGCCAGAAACAGCCATAGCCTGCGCGGGATACTCAGGATGTATGATACCAATGTAGTAATCCTTTCCGCACATCCCCCTATTTCACGGCCCCGCTGGTTACCCCCTCAAAGATATAACGCTGCAGGAAAAAGTACAGGATGACCGTCGGCAGCAGAATCAGCAGAATTGCGGCACAGATCAGGTTCCATTCGCCCGAATTGACTCCCTGGAAGCGCATGAGAATGGTGGTTACCACGCCAAGGCTTTGTTTGGGTATATAAAGGTAAGGGATGTACATGTCATTGTAGATGCTGATCGTCTTCAGAATCAATAGCGTAGCTGTTGCCGGAGTTAAGAGCGGGAAGATGATCGAACGGTAGATTTTAAACAGGGAGGCACCTTCCACCATGGCACTTTCATCGAGATCAAAAGGGATGTTGCGGATAAACTGCAGGTACAGAATGATCTGGATCACGTCTGCGCCGATGTAGAGCACGATAGGGGCGCCGAGTGTGTTGTAGAGACCCATATTTTTGATGATGCCAAAGGTGGCGACCTGTGTGGTAATGCTTGGAATGATAGTGGCTACCAGATAAGCTCCGAATACAACCGGTTTCAGCTTAAAAGAGAAGCGGCCCAGCACGTATGCCACCATTGTGCCAAACAGAATGTTCAGGGTCAATGTAATTATAATGATCACAAGCACATTGCCGAACCCGCTGAGGAGACCCCCGCGCTGGAAGACGGCGGTAAAGTTGTCGAAGTTCAGGAAGCTTTTGGGCAGAGCCATGGAGCTGCTGGAGTTGAACTCGTCGGTAGATTTAAAGGCATTAACGATGACCACATAAGGAGGGAAAAGGACGACAAATACCCCGATCAGCAGCGTGATGTATTTGATGAAATCTACAAGGCGAAATTTGGTATGTGCCATGTTTATTTGTCTCCTCCCCGGTTAAGTACCAGCTGCTGCACCAGCAGCACAATGACGACAAAGAAGAGCAGGATGATGCTCATTGCCGAGGCCAGCCCGTAATTGTTAAAAGCAAATGCCGTATCGACTACTTTCTGCACGTAAGTCTCGCTGGCACCTGCAGGGCCGCCTTTCGTCAGTACGAACGGCAGATCGAAAACTTCCAGTGCGCCAGTTACCGTCAGGAACAGGTTCAATTGAATCACAGGCTTCATATTCGGCAGCGTAATTCTCCATAAGGTCTGGAAGGAGCCTGCGCCGTCGATTTTGGCCGCTTCATAAATATCTTTGGGAATAGCCTGTAAAGAGGCGATGTAAATAACCATGTTGTAGCCCATAAACCGCCAGAAGCCGGTGGATGCCAGCGAGTAGTTAACCAGCCCTTCGGTACCGAGCCAGCTGGTCTGGGCCAGATGGTGAAGGCCGATATTATCTAAAAACAGATTCAGTGATCCGTTAGTGGTGTCAAACACATAGCCGAACATGAAGGCCACTGCGACGCCGTTCATAATGTAAGGCAGGAACAGCATAATCCGGAAGGCGTTTTTGCCCCGCAGCTTGCTGCTCAGCACGACGGCGAAGTAAATGGCGACGATATTCTGGACGATCCCCATCACAAAGTAGGCAAAGTTATGGGTGAACACTTTGAAAATATCGGGATTACTGAATACCTCGCGGTAATTGTCCAGGCCGACCCATGGCTTCTCGGGGCTGTAGCCGTCCCAGTTGGTGAAGCTATAGTAAACCAGCTTAATCGCCGGGTAATAGGTGAACGTTGCCAGAAGCAGCAGCGGAATCAGCAGAAAGGATACGATAATAATGGTCTTCTGTTTGTTATAGGATAATGTCCCGAACATTTCTCAGCCTTCCTTCCGTAAAAAGCTCTCTTTAAGATTGACGACAAAATGGATTATCCAGAGAAGGCATAATCCATTTTGCGCCGAAGTTTATGCGGAGTTACTCTGCAGCGAGTTTATTGGATCAATAGCCGAGGTCTTTTTTCGCTTTGGCCCATGCTTTGTTCCATTTGTCGAAGACGGTTTGCGGATCTTTAGCCAGGACGAACTCCTGAGCCATAGCCGGCAGGTCGAGCTGTGCTTTGTTGGTGATTTCAGTTACTTTCGCGTCATCCACGGTACCTTCTTGCAGAACTACGCCAGTAGCCTGGAATTCTTTAAGCTGTGCCAGGTTGGATTCTTTGCCCTTGAGCGGGGAGATGAATCCGGCAAAATCCTCATATCCGGAATCTTCGATCATCCATTTTACGAAGGCTTTGGCAGCGTCTACATTTTTGCTGTTCTTAGCAACCGCATAGAAGAAGTCAGGGCTCAGCGGAGCTGTAAGTGTGCCTGAGTTGTCATAAGGAAGCGGGAAGAAGCCTACATTGTCCGAAGTGGTGCCGGCGCCGATAACCTGGTTGATTACCCAGTTGCCCAGGAAGTACATGGCGAATTTGCCGGAGGCGATGTCCTTCTTCGATTGTTCCCAGTTGGTGGAGTTGATGTCTTTTTCCAGATAGCCCTTTTCATTCAGCTCTCTAAGCAGGCTAAGCGATTTGCCATAGCCGTTATCCATTGTGAAAGGCGTGTCGGAATTCAGCTTCTCATTCGGGAAATCAGGGTTTCCGGCAATAATCCGGGGAACGGAGTATACCCAGTCGTTAAGCGGCCATTTGTCTTTGAAGTTGGAAGCGAGCGGCACTACACCGGCGGCTTTCAGCTTTTCGCAGGCAGCGAGGAATTCATCCCAGGTCTTAGGGATTTCTGTGATGCCGGCATCGGCGAAGGCTTTTTTGTTATAGACAATCCCTGTAGTGGAGTTACCAGTGGTAATTCCGTACAGCTGGCCTTCATAGGATTTGAAGTCTTTAAACGTAATTTTATCGGTTAGGCCGAGATCTTCCAGTGGTGCAAAATATTTTGGCAGATCGGAGTTAGGGATGTTAGGAACGAACATGACATCAGGAAGCTCGCCACTGGCCATTCTGACCTTAGCCTGCTGGTTGTAGTCGGTTTGGGAAGCTTCAAATTCAACCTTGATGTTCGGATATTTTTCATTAAAGCGCTTTAAATATTCGTCATACTCTTTGCCGATCATGTCGGTTCTGTTGGTCAGGAAAATGATTTTGCCGCTGATGTCAGAGCCGCTGGCTGCAGCCGGTTCAGTGGTTGCTGCTGCATCGGTGCTCTCTGGCGCTGTTGTTGCTGCAGGCTCATCAGTTGTTGTGGCTGCATTATTATTATTGTTGTTCGAACCACAGCCTGTTAGGGATAGAGAGAAAACCATAATGATAACAAAACATAACGAAAATAACTTGTTTCTCATTGCATTGTCCCCTTTTTGTGTTAATGTTAGCGTTTACATGAACATTATAACGCGATTTTTCGGACGGATAAATGTATTCAATTATTATTTATTGTCTTTATTTGTTTTCTTTGTAGGATTATAATTGGTTTATTACTAACAATATTATAACAAAGTACAATGAATCCAAAATGAATGTAATGAAAAGTAAGCGTACACATGCTATTTTGAGGATGCGGTGCAAACCGGTGAATTAGCGTGTAGGCTTCCGGGGAAGAGGACAGCAAAACTTAAGCGTATGCTTCTGGAGTGTAACTCAAGGATGCATATGCTCACAAAACTTAAGTGTATGCTTTCGAAGCGAGTTTTGTACGAAGCGACTCAAGGAAGCATAAGCTCACAAAACTTTTAGGAGGACTCATGACTCAACAACGGCTTGATTTGACGAATTGGGAATTTAGGGCTAGCGGGGATGAAGCGTGGCTGCCGGCAGTGGTGCCGGGAACGGTACATACCGATCTGCTACGCAATGGGCTGATTTCGCAGCCTTTTTATGGAAAGAATGAGCATGAGCTGCAATGGATCGATAAGAAAGACTGGGAGTACAGAACGAAGCTGCAGCTTGACGGAGATTGGCAGAGCCTGGCTGTTACGGAGTTGAACTTTGCAGGGCTGGATACGTATGCCGATGTGTATGTGAATAATGTGCATGCGCTTTCAGCAGACAATATGTTCCGGGCTTGGACAGTGGATGTCAAAGGTCTGCTGCGGACCGGAGACAATGAGATCCTGGTGAAATTCCGCTCCGTGGTGAGTGAGGATCTGCCGAAGCTGGAACAGCTCGGGTATGACCTGCCCGCACCCAATGACCAGTCTGAGCTGGGCGGACTTGAGGAGAAGCGAATTAGCGTGTTTGCCCGCAAGGCGCCTTATCATTACGGCTGGGACTGGGGCCCGAGATTTCTGACCAGCGGGATCTGGCGGGAAGCGGTGCTTACGGGACGAAATGCTCCTGCGATTGCGGATGTGTATATCCGTCAGGACGTTATAAAAAAGGAAGAGGCGCGTTTGACGGCAATTGTTGAAGTGAATGCGCCGGAGGTATGGGAAGGAACGCTGCGGATTATAGCGGACGGCCAGGAGTGGACGCAGGCAGTTGCGCTGGCGGCCGGGATACAGACTGTGGAACTGGAGCTGGTAATTAATCATCCGCGTCTATGGTGGTGTAACGGACTCGGGGCGCCTGAATTAACCTCATTTCAGGCGGAGCTGCTGCAGAACGGGACGGTACAAAGTACTGCAGAAGTGACTACCGGCCTTCGGGAGATCAAGCTTATCCGCAAACCTGATGCGAAGGGTGCCTCATTCCAGTTCGAGCTGAACGGTGTGCCGGTGTTCGCAAAGGGTGCGAATCATATCCCAAACGACAGCTTCATCACTGAGGTTACCGGTGACCGCTACCGTCATGAGATTGCCTCAGCGGTAGAGTCGAATATGAACATGCTGCGTGTATGGGGCGGCGGTTTCTATGAGGAGAAGGAATTCTATCGCTTGTGCGATGAATACGGCCTGCTGGTCTGGCAGGACTTCATGTTTGCCTGCAGCATGTATCCGGGGGATGAAGCATTCCTGGAGAGTGTGCGTAAGGAAGCTGAATATAATGTGAAGCGGCTGCGCAATCATCCGTGCATCGCACTGTGGTGCGGTAACAATGAGATCGACTCTGCCTGGGCCCACTTCGAGGAGAATATGGGCTGGGGCTGGAAGGAAAAGCTCAGTTCTGAGATCCGCGACACGCTATGGGCAGCTTACGAGGAGATTTTCCACCGCATTCTGCCGGAGGCGGTAGCAGCCTATCATCCGGGTGTTGATTACTGGCCGTCCTCCCCGCTCCGTGAACGTACTAATACTATAGACCAGCATTCGACGCGGGTTACAGGCGAAGGGGATGTTCATTATTGGGGTGTATGGCACGGGATTGAGCCTTTTGAGAACTATAACGTCAAAGTGGGCCGCTTCATGAGCGAATACGGCTTCCAGTCCTTCCCGGAGCTGAAATCTGTGCTGAGCTATGCGGAAGAAGCGGATATGGAGCTGGAATCGGAAGTGATGCTGGCGCACCAGAAGAACGGACGCGGCAATCTGCTGATTAAAGAATATATGGACATCTATCTTCCGGAGCCCAAGGATTTCAGGTCATTCCTGTATATGAGCCAGATTCTTCAGGCGGAGGCCATGAGGGTCGCGATTGAAAGCCACCGGAGAAACAAGCCGTACTGCATGGGTACCCTGTACTGGCAAATGAACGACTGCTGGCCTGTAGCTTCCTGGGCAGGGATGGATTACTACGGCCGCTGGAAGGCACTGCAATATACCGCGCGCAAAAGCTTCAAGGATATTCTGCTCTCCATTGAGGAAATGGACGGGGAGAACGTGAAGGTACATGCGGTTTCCGATCTGCGGGAAACACTGTCCGGGAAGCTGGTGCTCCGGCTGCATGATTTCAGCGGTTCGGTTCTGAAGGAATGGAATCAGCCCGTGCAGCTGGCTGCCGATTCGGCGGCGGTGGTATTTACCGTGCCGGCTGCGGAATTGCTGGAGGGTTATGATCCGAAGCAGGTGGTGCTGGTAGCTTCTCTTCTGGCAGAGGGCTCCCTGCTGGAGCAGAAAGAGCTTTACTTCGCTGCTGCTAAAGAGATCAAGCTGAATAAGCCGATACTTACGGTGGCTGAAGTACGGGGCAGCGGCGGCTTAAGCTTCACGGTCAGCAGCGATGTGCTGGCCAGAGGGGTGTATTTGACGGCGGAAGAGGAAGGCATCTTCTCTGACAACTTCTTCGATCTGCTTCCGGGCGAGCCGAAGACAGTGCAGTTCTCGCTGCGCGGCAACGGAGAGCAGGACTTTATTCCGGCTGCGCCAAAAGGCCTTGAAGTCCGCTCGATGGCTGATTATATGAAGGAAGCCTAATGCTCCTGGCCCGGGTCGATGCGAAAGCAGGATGCATCTTTAGGCGAACTGGTGGAAATAGAGGGATGAGAGGTAGCTACACGTATTGCACACTACTATTAAACCACAACTAACAATATTCGGGAGAGAAGGAACCGGACTATGGCCATTTGGGTACAGGAAGACAAGGGAACATTTCATTTACAGAGCAAGGGTATGAGTTATATTATCGGTCTCTACAATAACTATCCGATGCATGTATATTGGGGTAAAAAGCTGCGCGAGGACGGCAATTTGGACGGCCTGCCGCATCTGGGAGCAGGGACGGCGCTGGACCGGCTTCCGCAGGAATACCCGCAGTACGGCACAGGCGATTACCGTGTACCGGCTTATCAGGTCAAGCTGGAGGACGGCACGCGGATTACGGAGCTGCAATACACCGGATACCGTGTACTGCCGGGCAAGCCGCAGCTTGCCGGACTTCCATCCGTGTATGTGGAGTCCCCGGATGAAGCGGATACGCTGGAAATTACGCTGCGCGATGATTTCGCGTTGCTGAATGTTATTTTGCGTTACACCGTATACCGTGACACGGATGTTATTGCCCGTTCAGTAGAATTCGTTAATGACGGCAACGCTCCGCTCGATCTGATGCGTGCGCTGAGTGCCTCGGTTGATTTTCCGGAGGACAGCCAGTTTGACCTGATCTATCTTTCCGGCGGCTGGTCGCGTGAGGCGAACCTGACCCGCAGACGGCTGGAACAGGGCACAACGGCGCTGCAGTCCCGCCGGGGAATGAGCAGCCATCAGCACAACCCGTTTGCCGCACTGGCTAAGCCAGGTACCGACGAGCACCAGGGCGAAGTGTACGGCTTCTCACTGGTCTACAGCGGCGGATTCGCGGCTGAAGCCGAGGTGGATGCCTTCGGACATACACGTCTGTGCATGGGTCTGAATCCTTTTGATTTCTCCTGGCGTCTGGCCCCGGGCGAAAGCTTCCAGACTCCTGAAGTCGTTATGGTCTACTCGAATGAAGGTCTTGGAGGCATGTCACGGACGTATCACCGCCTGTATCGTACGCGCCTGGTGAGAGGAACATTCCGTGATAAGGAACGGCCAATCCTCGTGAATAACTGGGAAGCGACCTACTTCAATTTCAATGCCGACAAGCTGGTGGACATTGCCGCCGAAGGCTCGAAGCTGGGCATTGAGCTCTTCGTGCTTGACGACGGCTGGTTTGGCAAGCGCGATGCCGACAACTCCTCGCTCGGCGACTGGACCGAGGATCTGCGCAAGCTGCCGGGTGGACTGGCCGATGTGGCGAAGCGGGTCAACGACCTGGGCATGCAGTTCGGCCTTTGGGTAGAACCGGAAATGATCTCGCCGGATAGCGATCTGTACCGCGCCCATCCGGACTGGTGCCTCCATGTGCCAGGACGCCGCCGCACCGAAGCCCGCTGGCAGCTGGTGCTCGATCTTACGCGTGCAGAAGTGCGCGAGTACGTATACAGTGCACTGAGCAAAATCTTCTCCACAGTGCCGGTTGCCTATGTCAAATGGGACATGAACCGCAACCTGACAGAGATCGGCTCGGCAGAATTGCCGGCGGAGCGCCAGGGAGAAACCGCCCACCGGTATGTGCTGGGGCTATATGAGCTGATCGAGCGCCTGACGGCGGACTTCCCGCATATTCTGTTCGAAAGCTGCTCCAGCGGCGGCGGACGTTTCGATCCAGGTATGCTCTACTACATGCCGCAGACC encodes:
- a CDS encoding response regulator, which translates into the protein MLRIAIVDDEVLIREGLARMISKESSAFCVVGTYPDGKHLLDELPSLQLDVVITDIRMPQVGGLELIRRLKASHPQIRSLLMSGFVEFNYAREAIRSSAVDYLLKPINKEQLFEVLYRLEQERKLQHDKEECQRSGLLLSLLQIEQPSAILLEGLGLPQPYFTVYVLRGGTRETALAYAERLRQEKGALFDLLEIHKGIQVWVRYSPQPLTPEEQRDLIDYVGPPGRNQRLHIGVSRSYSDPARLRTAYLEAKQACDAGIYNPQPLHYAAIEELNVAEKSPADPFAPFREPLIHDLQILNTAGAREWIRKMFRVLEAGQANPDLILRSLQQVEETARKELPEFEAVYRIESRPRLEEQIKACMSLSEMEELFTTPFSAALNEIRTHRLEMSGTAVETVKRWVSANYNQHADLNTLAGMVFLTPSYLSKLFKQETGLTLTDYIIEIRIRKAKQLLKSAHDLKVHEIGTEVGYPDPAYFNKLFKRIVGVTPNEYKRISLV
- a CDS encoding beta-mannosidase: MTQQRLDLTNWEFRASGDEAWLPAVVPGTVHTDLLRNGLISQPFYGKNEHELQWIDKKDWEYRTKLQLDGDWQSLAVTELNFAGLDTYADVYVNNVHALSADNMFRAWTVDVKGLLRTGDNEILVKFRSVVSEDLPKLEQLGYDLPAPNDQSELGGLEEKRISVFARKAPYHYGWDWGPRFLTSGIWREAVLTGRNAPAIADVYIRQDVIKKEEARLTAIVEVNAPEVWEGTLRIIADGQEWTQAVALAAGIQTVELELVINHPRLWWCNGLGAPELTSFQAELLQNGTVQSTAEVTTGLREIKLIRKPDAKGASFQFELNGVPVFAKGANHIPNDSFITEVTGDRYRHEIASAVESNMNMLRVWGGGFYEEKEFYRLCDEYGLLVWQDFMFACSMYPGDEAFLESVRKEAEYNVKRLRNHPCIALWCGNNEIDSAWAHFEENMGWGWKEKLSSEIRDTLWAAYEEIFHRILPEAVAAYHPGVDYWPSSPLRERTNTIDQHSTRVTGEGDVHYWGVWHGIEPFENYNVKVGRFMSEYGFQSFPELKSVLSYAEEADMELESEVMLAHQKNGRGNLLIKEYMDIYLPEPKDFRSFLYMSQILQAEAMRVAIESHRRNKPYCMGTLYWQMNDCWPVASWAGMDYYGRWKALQYTARKSFKDILLSIEEMDGENVKVHAVSDLRETLSGKLVLRLHDFSGSVLKEWNQPVQLAADSAAVVFTVPAAELLEGYDPKQVVLVASLLAEGSLLEQKELYFAAAKEIKLNKPILTVAEVRGSGGLSFTVSSDVLARGVYLTAEEEGIFSDNFFDLLPGEPKTVQFSLRGNGEQDFIPAAPKGLEVRSMADYMKEA
- a CDS encoding carbohydrate ABC transporter permease — translated: MAHTKFRLVDFIKYITLLIGVFVVLFPPYVVIVNAFKSTDEFNSSSSMALPKSFLNFDNFTAVFQRGGLLSGFGNVLVIIIITLTLNILFGTMVAYVLGRFSFKLKPVVFGAYLVATIIPSITTQVATFGIIKNMGLYNTLGAPIVLYIGADVIQIILYLQFIRNIPFDLDESAMVEGASLFKIYRSIIFPLLTPATATLLILKTISIYNDMYIPYLYIPKQSLGVVTTILMRFQGVNSGEWNLICAAILLILLPTVILYFFLQRYIFEGVTSGAVK
- a CDS encoding alpha-galactosidase, which codes for MAIWVQEDKGTFHLQSKGMSYIIGLYNNYPMHVYWGKKLREDGNLDGLPHLGAGTALDRLPQEYPQYGTGDYRVPAYQVKLEDGTRITELQYTGYRVLPGKPQLAGLPSVYVESPDEADTLEITLRDDFALLNVILRYTVYRDTDVIARSVEFVNDGNAPLDLMRALSASVDFPEDSQFDLIYLSGGWSREANLTRRRLEQGTTALQSRRGMSSHQHNPFAALAKPGTDEHQGEVYGFSLVYSGGFAAEAEVDAFGHTRLCMGLNPFDFSWRLAPGESFQTPEVVMVYSNEGLGGMSRTYHRLYRTRLVRGTFRDKERPILVNNWEATYFNFNADKLVDIAAEGSKLGIELFVLDDGWFGKRDADNSSLGDWTEDLRKLPGGLADVAKRVNDLGMQFGLWVEPEMISPDSDLYRAHPDWCLHVPGRRRTEARWQLVLDLTRAEVREYVYSALSKIFSTVPVAYVKWDMNRNLTEIGSAELPAERQGETAHRYVLGLYELIERLTADFPHILFESCSSGGGRFDPGMLYYMPQTWTSDDTDAAERLKIQYGTSLVYPVSAMGAHVSAVPNHQVGRVTPLSFRGDVAMSGNFGYELDLTKFTDEEKELVKEQVANYKEIRGLVQQGNLYRLQSPFEGNETAWMFVSDDQREALVYYFRVMAVPYPARRTLIVRGLNPDLDYTVVASGEVFGGDRLMQAGLALPDIQRDYVSGCFHLKAQA
- a CDS encoding carbohydrate ABC transporter permease produces the protein MFGTLSYNKQKTIIIVSFLLIPLLLLATFTYYPAIKLVYYSFTNWDGYSPEKPWVGLDNYREVFSNPDIFKVFTHNFAYFVMGIVQNIVAIYFAVVLSSKLRGKNAFRIMLFLPYIMNGVAVAFMFGYVFDTTNGSLNLFLDNIGLHHLAQTSWLGTEGLVNYSLASTGFWRFMGYNMVIYIASLQAIPKDIYEAAKIDGAGSFQTLWRITLPNMKPVIQLNLFLTVTGALEVFDLPFVLTKGGPAGASETYVQKVVDTAFAFNNYGLASAMSIILLFFVVIVLLVQQLVLNRGGDK
- a CDS encoding ABC transporter substrate-binding protein produces the protein MRNKLFSLCFVIIMVFSLSLTGCGSNNNNNNAATTTDEPAATTAPESTDAAATTEPAAASGSDISGKIIFLTNRTDMIGKEYDEYLKRFNEKYPNIKVEFEASQTDYNQQAKVRMASGELPDVMFVPNIPNSDLPKYFAPLEDLGLTDKITFKDFKSYEGQLYGITTGNSTTGIVYNKKAFADAGITEIPKTWDEFLAACEKLKAAGVVPLASNFKDKWPLNDWVYSVPRIIAGNPDFPNEKLNSDTPFTMDNGYGKSLSLLRELNEKGYLEKDINSTNWEQSKKDIASGKFAMYFLGNWVINQVIGAGTTSDNVGFFPLPYDNSGTLTAPLSPDFFYAVAKNSKNVDAAKAFVKWMIEDSGYEDFAGFISPLKGKESNLAQLKEFQATGVVLQEGTVDDAKVTEITNKAQLDLPAMAQEFVLAKDPQTVFDKWNKAWAKAKKDLGY
- a CDS encoding sensor histidine kinase; its protein translation is MVSYILSIPRRLWLFLANLPMERKLIVVFVFLLSLPITYVSYLSSRSTFNSVLQNSTTSAGQMAGSASDTIDRYVADLKRYTALPLYNTDVQFYLEQQNTDWEKNTSMSMFLSYLNHTKDEIIAVYLVDKYGSVFYDRAPGINELFPEERMAQWQRLTEGAGVAPVVQGRHFIRVNDSDHREVFSVLRTITSVSSLKPIGMLVFDIDISLFKGIAEPVNTVTQGNTLIVDDQGQLIYGGLNTDPQSRVLQQHDIPLLLQNTDQAEGHFQIHLEGRDYLAVYTVSPKTGWTTMVTIPLERILTPVQKTRNTLILTTLAIVAFALVVATFISYALTKPLKSMVRLMKQVQHGNLDVWLSPKYNDEIGMLGSHFNRMIIRVKDLLQEVSLTEKRKQKADMRALQNQINPHFIYNTLESIRMLAEGSDDPRVARLTYLLGLQMRYGIVRSDEMVTIRHELDHVRNYLHLLQIRFPDKFSLNIEVPEEFLPLPVIKLVFQPIVENAVFHGLEAKEGPGAIIITAWAEDGKIVFCVSDDGVGMDEGTLRLLNNNLMNGADGEMFGIGLRNVNERIRLHYGNAFGLRVYSELGRGTRVILRIDDLSGARVEE